A genomic window from Micromonospora sp. WMMA1947 includes:
- the gcvP gene encoding aminomethyl-transferring glycine dehydrogenase, translated as MTAEQFADRHIGPGRDDERRMLETVGYSSVDELMDAAIPEVIRWHGTLDLPAPASEREAIAELRALAARNTVAVSMIGLGYHGTHTPAVIRRNVLENPAWYTAYTPYQPEISQGRLEALLNFQSMVSGLTALPVANASMLDEGTAAAEAMTLARRASKSKSPVYVVDADALPQTVAVIAGRAEPLGIEVRVLDVERDELPAEFFGLHLQYPGASGTVRDHRALVEAAHGAGALVTVAADLLALTLLRPPGEIGADIAAGTTQRFGVPMGFGGPHAGYLAVRSGLERMLPGRLVGVSRDADGNPAYRLALQTREQHIRREKATSNICTAQVLLAVMAGMYAVYHGPDGLRAIARRTHEAAARLAAGLRAGGVEVADVAFFDTVTATVPGRAAQVVAAAAERNVNLRLVDADRVGISCDETTTAAHLQAVWAAFGVAGFDGDTDAAVPDGLARTSDFLTHPVFHSHHSETAMLRYLRRLADFDYALDRGMIPLGSCTMKLNATTEMEPITWPEFAHLHPFAPDTQTAGYRELIAQLEGWLAEVTGYDAVSVQPNAGSQGELAGLLAIRAYHRERGEGHRDVCLIPSSAHGTNAASAVMAGMRVVVVGCDADGNVDLVDLDAKIDKHRDALAAIMVTYPSTHGVYETGIAQLCAKVHDAGGQVYVDGANLNALVGFAKPGRFGADVSHLNLHKTFCIPHGGGGPGVGPVAVRSHLAPFLPGDPLGARSDGRPAIAAAKHGSAGILPIPWAYLRMMGADGLARATGVAVLAANYVAARLRAHFPVLYAGNKGLVAHECILDLRSLTKATGVSVDDVAKRLIDYGFHAPTMSFPVAGTLMVEPTESEDLAELDRFCDAMIAIRAEIDKVGSGEWPAGDNPLSNAPHTAAMVSADEWPHPYPRSVGAYPAGVDRAGRYWPPVRRVDGAYGDRNLVCSCPAPEAFED; from the coding sequence ATGACCGCAGAGCAGTTCGCCGACCGGCACATCGGTCCCGGCCGCGACGACGAGCGCCGGATGCTGGAGACCGTCGGATACAGCTCCGTCGACGAGCTGATGGACGCCGCGATTCCCGAGGTGATCCGCTGGCACGGCACTCTGGACCTGCCCGCCCCGGCGAGCGAGCGGGAGGCGATCGCCGAGCTGCGCGCCCTGGCCGCCCGTAACACCGTCGCCGTGTCCATGATCGGCCTGGGTTACCACGGTACGCACACCCCGGCGGTGATCCGCCGCAACGTGCTGGAGAACCCGGCCTGGTACACCGCGTACACGCCGTACCAGCCGGAGATCAGCCAGGGCCGGCTGGAGGCGCTGCTGAACTTCCAAAGCATGGTGTCCGGCCTGACTGCGCTGCCAGTCGCGAACGCGTCGATGCTCGACGAGGGCACCGCCGCGGCCGAGGCGATGACGCTCGCCCGCCGCGCGTCCAAGAGCAAGAGCCCGGTGTACGTGGTCGACGCCGACGCGCTGCCGCAAACCGTCGCGGTGATCGCCGGCCGGGCCGAGCCGCTCGGCATCGAGGTGCGCGTGCTCGACGTCGAGCGCGACGAACTGCCGGCGGAGTTCTTCGGCCTGCACCTGCAGTACCCGGGCGCGTCCGGCACGGTCCGTGACCATCGGGCGCTGGTCGAGGCGGCGCACGGCGCGGGCGCGCTGGTGACCGTCGCGGCGGACCTGCTGGCGTTGACGCTGCTGCGCCCGCCGGGCGAGATCGGCGCCGACATCGCCGCCGGCACCACCCAGCGCTTCGGCGTACCGATGGGCTTCGGCGGTCCGCACGCCGGTTACCTGGCGGTGCGTTCGGGCCTGGAGCGGATGCTGCCCGGCCGGCTGGTCGGGGTGTCCCGCGACGCCGACGGCAACCCGGCGTACCGGCTGGCGTTGCAGACCCGCGAGCAGCACATCCGCCGGGAGAAGGCGACAAGCAACATCTGCACCGCCCAGGTGCTCCTCGCGGTGATGGCCGGCATGTACGCCGTCTACCACGGCCCGGACGGGCTGCGCGCGATCGCCCGGCGTACCCACGAGGCGGCGGCGCGGCTCGCGGCCGGCCTGCGCGCCGGCGGCGTCGAGGTCGCGGACGTCGCGTTCTTCGACACCGTCACCGCGACCGTGCCGGGCCGGGCCGCGCAGGTGGTGGCCGCCGCGGCCGAACGCAACGTGAACCTGCGGCTGGTCGACGCCGACCGGGTCGGCATCTCCTGCGACGAGACCACCACGGCCGCGCACCTGCAGGCGGTGTGGGCGGCGTTCGGTGTCGCCGGGTTCGACGGCGACACCGACGCGGCAGTGCCGGACGGCCTGGCCCGCACGTCGGATTTCCTCACCCACCCGGTGTTCCACAGCCACCACTCGGAGACGGCGATGCTGCGCTACCTGCGTCGCCTGGCCGACTTCGACTACGCGCTGGACCGGGGCATGATCCCGCTGGGGTCGTGCACGATGAAGCTCAACGCCACCACCGAGATGGAACCGATCACCTGGCCGGAGTTCGCGCACCTGCACCCGTTCGCGCCGGACACGCAGACCGCCGGGTACCGGGAGCTGATCGCGCAGCTGGAGGGCTGGCTGGCCGAGGTCACCGGCTACGACGCGGTCAGCGTGCAGCCGAACGCCGGGTCGCAGGGTGAGCTGGCCGGACTGCTGGCGATCCGCGCCTACCACCGGGAGCGCGGCGAGGGGCACCGCGACGTGTGCCTGATCCCGTCGTCGGCGCACGGCACCAACGCCGCGTCGGCGGTGATGGCCGGCATGCGGGTCGTGGTGGTCGGCTGCGACGCCGACGGCAACGTCGACCTGGTCGACCTCGACGCGAAGATCGACAAGCACCGGGACGCGCTCGCCGCGATCATGGTGACGTACCCGTCGACGCACGGCGTGTACGAGACCGGCATCGCCCAGCTGTGCGCGAAGGTCCACGACGCGGGCGGGCAGGTGTACGTCGACGGCGCGAACCTCAACGCGCTGGTCGGGTTCGCCAAGCCGGGCCGGTTCGGCGCGGACGTGTCGCACCTGAACCTGCACAAGACGTTCTGCATTCCGCACGGCGGTGGCGGCCCGGGCGTGGGCCCGGTGGCGGTGCGGTCGCACCTGGCGCCGTTCCTGCCCGGTGACCCCCTCGGAGCGCGCTCCGACGGACGGCCGGCGATCGCGGCGGCCAAGCACGGGTCGGCGGGGATCCTGCCGATCCCGTGGGCGTACCTGCGGATGATGGGCGCCGACGGGCTGGCCCGCGCCACCGGCGTGGCGGTCCTCGCGGCGAACTACGTGGCGGCGCGGCTGCGGGCGCACTTCCCGGTGCTGTACGCCGGCAACAAGGGCCTGGTCGCGCACGAGTGCATCCTGGATCTGCGGTCGCTGACCAAGGCGACCGGCGTGAGCGTCGACGACGTGGCGAAGCGGCTGATCGATTACGGTTTCCACGCGCCGACGATGTCGTTCCCGGTGGCCGGGACGCTGATGGTGGAGCCGACCGAGAGTGAGGACCTGGCCGAGCTGGACCGCTTCTGCGACGCGATGATCGCGATCCGGGCGGAGATCGACAAGGTCGGCTCGGGGGAGTGGCCGGCGGGGGACAACCCGCTGTCCAACGCGCCGCACACGGCGGCGATGGTGTCGGCCGACGAGTGGCCGCACCCGTACCCGCGGTCGGTGGGCGCCTATCCGGCGGGTGTGGACCGGGCGGGCCGGTACTGGCCTCCGGTGCGGCGCGTTGACGGCGCGTACGGCGACCGGAACCTGGTCTGCTCGTGTCCCGCGCCGGAGGCGTTCGAGGACTGA
- a CDS encoding DUF5999 family protein: protein MCQHQPTCPSADATDREAARVLACFPEQGWSLLCNGVIVFEDTGELLPDGRTIAPHRGPARHALVA, encoded by the coding sequence ATGTGTCAGCACCAGCCCACCTGCCCCTCCGCCGACGCGACCGACCGAGAGGCCGCCCGCGTCCTCGCCTGCTTCCCTGAGCAGGGCTGGAGCCTGCTCTGCAACGGTGTCATCGTCTTCGAGGACACCGGTGAGCTGCTCCCCGACGGGCGCACCATCGCCCCGCACCGGGGTCCGGCCCGCCACGCCCTCGTCGCCTGA
- a CDS encoding chorismate-binding protein, protein MTRNRPDVVEALPLVEVDAPGAPPGCRRRLVETARLHWSIGDGGDPADLAQRFLAAHGVDRVDLARPGRHDPDAAVCGAALYLSAAAGAYAIGVSPGAPSPAPALPDLVVVVYHHTDMPAAPRPAAPAPCRLGPWRDSWTPAAHADAVGAVRAAIARGDVYQVNVVGHAAAGYRGDPRPALARLAALPGARYGGTLHGPGWALGCASPETLIAVEHGRLVTRPIKGTRPATAAGRRDLLASAKERAEHVMIVDLERNDLARVARTGSVRVDELFAVRRWCDLWQAESTVSAAPADGLGLADLLRAVCPGGSVTGAPKRAALARIAALEPVGRGASMGALGWVGPDRLDLGLTIRTAAADGDLLHLWAGGGITWDSDPAAEVAEAAAKAAPIRALLAG, encoded by the coding sequence ATGACCCGTAACCGCCCGGACGTCGTGGAAGCGCTCCCACTGGTGGAGGTCGATGCTCCCGGCGCGCCTCCCGGATGCCGCCGGCGGCTCGTCGAGACCGCCCGGCTGCACTGGTCGATCGGCGACGGGGGCGACCCCGCCGACCTGGCACAACGCTTCCTCGCCGCGCACGGCGTCGACCGCGTCGACCTCGCCCGGCCCGGTCGCCACGACCCGGACGCCGCGGTGTGCGGTGCCGCGCTGTACCTGTCCGCCGCCGCCGGCGCGTACGCCATCGGCGTGTCGCCCGGCGCGCCGAGTCCCGCGCCGGCGCTGCCCGACCTGGTCGTGGTCGTCTACCACCACACCGACATGCCCGCTGCGCCCCGGCCGGCGGCCCCGGCGCCGTGTCGGCTCGGGCCCTGGCGCGACAGCTGGACCCCGGCCGCGCACGCCGACGCCGTCGGCGCGGTCCGCGCCGCCATCGCCCGCGGCGACGTCTACCAGGTCAACGTCGTCGGCCACGCCGCCGCCGGCTACCGCGGCGACCCGCGCCCCGCGCTGGCCCGCCTCGCCGCGCTACCCGGCGCCCGCTACGGCGGCACCCTGCACGGCCCCGGCTGGGCGCTCGGCTGCGCCTCCCCGGAGACCCTCATCGCCGTCGAGCACGGCCGGCTGGTCACCCGCCCGATCAAGGGCACCCGCCCGGCCACCGCCGCCGGACGCCGCGACCTGCTCGCCTCGGCCAAGGAACGCGCCGAACACGTCATGATCGTCGACCTGGAACGCAACGACCTGGCCCGGGTGGCCCGTACCGGCTCGGTGCGCGTCGACGAGCTGTTCGCCGTACGCCGCTGGTGTGACCTGTGGCAGGCGGAGTCCACGGTGTCGGCGGCGCCCGCCGACGGCCTGGGCCTGGCCGACCTGCTGCGCGCGGTGTGCCCCGGCGGGTCGGTCACCGGCGCACCCAAACGCGCCGCCCTGGCCCGCATCGCCGCGCTCGAGCCCGTCGGACGCGGCGCGAGCATGGGCGCGCTCGGCTGGGTCGGCCCCGACCGCCTCGACCTGGGCCTGACCATCCGCACCGCCGCCGCCGACGGTGACCTGCTGCACCTGTGGGCCGGCGGCGGCATCACCTGGGACAGTGACCCGGCCGCCGAGGTCGCCGAGGCCGCCGCCAAGGCCGCCCCGATCCGCGCCCTGCTCGCCGGCTGA
- the pip gene encoding prolyl aminopeptidase — protein sequence MYPPIEPYAHGMLDAGDGQHVYWETCGNPDGRPALVVHGGPGSGAGASWRRLFDPAAYRIVLFDQRGCGRSTPPASDPATDLSVNTTAHLLADMEALRVHLGIDRWLLCGASWGSSLALAYAQRHPDRVSALVLFSVVANTSREIEWVTRDMGRVFPQEWARFRDGVPEADRDGDLSAAYARLVADPDPAVRDRAARDWCDWEDVHVSLAGGYAPSPRFADPVFRYGFTRLVTHYFANRGFLPDGQLLREAGRLAGIPGVLVQGRLDVSGPPDIAWQLTRDWPDARLEIVESGGHGGGHGISERVVAALDSFAAAG from the coding sequence ATGTATCCACCGATCGAGCCGTACGCCCACGGCATGTTGGACGCCGGCGACGGGCAGCACGTGTACTGGGAGACGTGCGGCAACCCGGACGGGCGGCCGGCGCTCGTGGTGCACGGCGGGCCCGGCTCCGGGGCGGGCGCGTCCTGGCGGCGGCTGTTCGACCCGGCCGCCTACCGGATCGTGCTGTTCGACCAGCGTGGCTGCGGGCGCAGCACTCCCCCGGCGTCGGATCCGGCCACCGACCTGTCGGTGAACACCACCGCGCATCTGCTGGCCGACATGGAGGCGCTGCGCGTACACCTGGGGATCGACAGGTGGCTGCTGTGCGGCGCGTCGTGGGGGTCGTCCCTTGCCCTGGCGTACGCGCAGCGGCACCCGGATCGCGTCAGCGCGCTGGTGCTGTTCAGCGTGGTCGCCAACACCAGCCGCGAGATCGAGTGGGTGACCCGGGACATGGGCCGGGTCTTCCCGCAGGAGTGGGCGCGGTTCCGCGACGGCGTGCCCGAGGCCGACCGCGACGGTGACCTGTCCGCCGCGTACGCCCGGCTGGTCGCCGACCCGGACCCGGCCGTGCGGGACCGGGCGGCGCGGGACTGGTGCGACTGGGAGGACGTGCACGTGTCCCTGGCCGGCGGGTACGCGCCGAGTCCCCGGTTCGCCGACCCGGTCTTCCGGTACGGGTTCACCCGGCTGGTGACGCACTACTTCGCCAACCGGGGTTTCCTGCCCGACGGGCAGCTGCTGCGCGAGGCGGGCCGCCTCGCCGGCATTCCGGGGGTGCTGGTGCAGGGCCGGCTGGACGTCAGCGGTCCGCCGGACATCGCCTGGCAGCTGACCCGGGACTGGCCGGACGCGCGGCTGGAGATCGTGGAGTCCGGCGGCCACGGCGGCGGGCACGGCATCAGCGAGCGCGTGGTCGCCGCCCTGGACTCCTTCGCCGCCGCGGGCTGA
- a CDS encoding MarR family transcriptional regulator, which produces MTAPDRDALGTLLRHVLDVLDGDVAAVHDRLGLTDYRPRYSPVVRALVADGPLPIRDLAARVGVTHSAASQTVAQMRRAGLVDLRPGTDARHRIVTLTDRARALLPAVEAEWAATTAAVRHLDTELPVPLADELYAVLDALRRRPLRDRIADTGLLDTAADTRNR; this is translated from the coding sequence GTGACCGCCCCCGACCGCGACGCCCTCGGCACCCTGCTACGCCACGTCCTGGACGTCCTCGACGGCGACGTCGCCGCCGTCCACGACCGGCTCGGCCTCACCGACTACCGGCCCCGCTACTCACCAGTCGTGCGCGCGCTCGTCGCCGACGGCCCGCTGCCCATCCGCGACCTCGCCGCCCGCGTCGGCGTCACCCACTCCGCCGCCAGCCAGACCGTCGCCCAGATGCGCCGCGCCGGCCTCGTCGACCTGCGCCCCGGCACCGACGCCCGGCACCGCATCGTCACCCTCACCGACCGCGCCCGCGCCCTGCTGCCCGCCGTCGAAGCCGAATGGGCCGCCACCACCGCCGCCGTACGTCACCTCGACACCGAACTGCCCGTGCCGCTCGCCGACGAGCTGTACGCCGTCCTCGACGCCCTGCGCCGCCGCCCCCTGCGCGACCGCATCGCCGACACCGGCCTGCTCGACACCGCAGCGGACACCCGGAACCGGTAA
- the def gene encoding peptide deformylase, with the protein MTMRPIRIIGDPVLRTPSEPVTAFDAELRALVTDLMDTLLGAPGRAGVAAPQIGVNAQVFVYDADGHRGHMVNPTLEVSDELQDDEEGCLSIPGLYFPTPRALHATVHGYDQHGEPLTVTGSGFLARALQHETDHLRGRLYVDTLRGDTRRRALREIRAGRFDSPSRGR; encoded by the coding sequence ATGACTATGCGCCCGATCCGGATCATCGGCGACCCCGTGCTGCGCACCCCCAGCGAACCCGTCACCGCCTTCGACGCCGAACTGCGGGCCCTCGTCACCGACCTGATGGACACGCTGCTCGGCGCACCCGGCCGCGCCGGCGTCGCCGCACCCCAGATCGGCGTCAACGCCCAGGTGTTCGTCTACGACGCCGACGGTCACCGCGGCCACATGGTCAACCCCACCCTGGAGGTGTCCGACGAACTCCAGGACGACGAGGAAGGCTGCCTGTCCATCCCCGGCCTGTACTTCCCGACGCCCCGCGCGCTGCACGCCACCGTCCACGGCTACGACCAGCACGGCGAACCGCTCACCGTCACCGGCAGCGGCTTCCTCGCCCGCGCCCTGCAACACGAGACCGACCACCTGCGCGGACGCCTCTACGTCGACACGCTGCGCGGCGACACCCGCCGCCGCGCCCTGCGCGAGATCCGCGCCGGCCGATTCGACTCACCCAGCCGCGGCCGCTGA
- a CDS encoding GNAT family N-acetyltransferase, whose protein sequence is MDGGLIAVAVRAEHDRAVLAGLLGRDPVLHAYQLGDLDDFFWPYTSWFRRDDQVVLLYHGVELPTLLAFTAPDRVAGLAGLLAEAAPVLPARMWAHLSPGLEAVVSRWFVVSEAAAHHRMVLTDPGRLAAVPAVGEPLGPADAAELSGLYAVAYPGNWFDARMLETGQYVGVRERGRLVAVAGVHVFSPRWRVAALGNVTTHPDVRGRGLGAGVVAALCARLRASVDHVTLNVRADNAAAVRLYERLGFSRVAGFTECALTSAAAAG, encoded by the coding sequence GTGGATGGCGGGCTGATCGCGGTGGCGGTGCGGGCGGAGCACGACCGGGCGGTGCTGGCGGGTCTGCTGGGCCGGGATCCGGTGCTGCACGCGTACCAGTTGGGTGATCTGGACGATTTCTTCTGGCCGTACACGTCGTGGTTCCGGCGTGACGACCAGGTGGTGCTGCTGTATCACGGGGTGGAGTTGCCGACGTTGCTGGCGTTCACGGCGCCGGATCGGGTGGCGGGGCTGGCGGGGTTGCTGGCGGAGGCGGCGCCGGTGTTGCCGGCGCGGATGTGGGCGCACCTGTCCCCCGGGCTGGAGGCGGTGGTGTCGCGCTGGTTCGTGGTGTCGGAGGCGGCGGCGCATCACCGGATGGTGCTGACGGATCCGGGGCGGCTGGCGGCGGTGCCGGCGGTGGGTGAGCCGTTGGGTCCGGCGGACGCGGCGGAGCTTTCCGGGTTGTACGCGGTGGCGTATCCGGGGAACTGGTTCGACGCGCGGATGCTGGAGACGGGCCAGTACGTGGGTGTGCGGGAGCGTGGCCGGCTGGTGGCGGTGGCGGGGGTGCACGTGTTCTCGCCGCGGTGGCGGGTGGCGGCGCTGGGGAACGTGACGACGCATCCGGATGTGCGGGGCCGGGGTCTGGGTGCGGGTGTGGTGGCGGCGTTGTGCGCCCGGCTGCGCGCGTCGGTGGATCACGTGACGTTGAACGTGCGGGCGGACAACGCGGCGGCGGTGCGGCTGTACGAGCGGTTGGGGTTCTCCCGGGTGGCCGGGTTCACCGAGTGCGCGTTGACGTCAGCGGCCGCGGCTGGGTGA
- a CDS encoding TSUP family transporter, translating into MDALSLTTLLSAALLAGWVDAVVGGGGLLLLPALLVAAPGVPVATALGTNKLAAIFGTSTAAVTYARRTKLDWAVAGPAAGLAVLTAGLGAALAGAVPGSAYRPVVLVVLVAVAVFVLARPSLGVVASPQRRTPKRVVVAVAVAGVGIALYDGLIGPGTGTFLVLAFTAILGSDFVHASAMAKVVNAGTNLGALVVFGLTGHVWWALGAAMALCNVVGAAVGARMALRRGAGFVRVVLLVVVLALVARLGYDQWMAG; encoded by the coding sequence GTGGATGCCCTGTCGTTGACGACGTTGCTGAGCGCTGCCCTGCTGGCCGGGTGGGTGGACGCGGTGGTGGGTGGCGGCGGTCTGTTGTTGTTGCCGGCGTTGCTGGTGGCGGCGCCGGGTGTGCCGGTGGCGACGGCGTTGGGCACGAACAAGCTGGCGGCGATCTTCGGTACGTCGACGGCGGCGGTGACGTATGCGCGGCGGACGAAGCTGGACTGGGCGGTGGCGGGTCCGGCGGCCGGGTTGGCGGTGTTGACGGCGGGCCTGGGTGCGGCGTTGGCGGGTGCGGTGCCGGGTAGCGCGTACCGGCCGGTGGTGCTCGTGGTGCTGGTGGCGGTGGCGGTGTTCGTGCTGGCGCGGCCGTCGCTGGGTGTGGTGGCGTCGCCGCAGCGGCGGACCCCGAAGCGGGTGGTGGTGGCGGTGGCGGTGGCCGGTGTGGGCATCGCCCTGTACGACGGGTTGATCGGGCCGGGTACGGGGACGTTTCTGGTGCTGGCGTTCACGGCGATTCTGGGTTCGGATTTCGTGCACGCCTCCGCGATGGCGAAGGTCGTGAACGCGGGCACGAATCTGGGTGCGCTGGTGGTGTTCGGGTTGACCGGGCACGTGTGGTGGGCGTTGGGCGCGGCGATGGCGTTGTGCAACGTGGTGGGGGCGGCGGTGGGCGCGCGGATGGCGTTGCGGCGCGGTGCCGGGTTCGTGCGGGTGGTGCTGCTGGTGGTGGTGCTGGCGCTGGTGGCCCGGCTGGGTTACGACCAGTGGATGGCGGGCTGA
- a CDS encoding endonuclease/exonuclease/phosphatase family protein produces the protein MRLATFNLLHGRSLTDGLVDPDRLTAAVTDLDADVLALQEVDRDQTRSGKLDLTAVAARALHADHHRFAAAVVGTPGEQFRPLTHDDDGHGEPLYGIGLISRHPVRSWQVTRLRAAPVRSPIYAPGPGGGLVLLRDEPRVVLAAVLDTPHGPLTVAATHLSFVPGWNVWQLRRVVRVLRTLPAPRILLGDLNLPAGPAAAISRWQPLARRPTYPAGQPRVQLDHILADRHALDRLPAVTAVHTPLATISDHRPLVVDLG, from the coding sequence GTGCGCCTGGCCACCTTCAACCTGCTGCACGGCCGATCCCTCACCGACGGGCTCGTCGACCCCGACCGGCTCACCGCCGCCGTCACCGACCTCGACGCCGACGTCCTCGCCCTGCAGGAAGTCGACCGCGACCAGACCCGCAGCGGCAAACTCGACCTCACCGCGGTGGCCGCCCGCGCCCTGCACGCCGACCACCACCGCTTCGCCGCCGCCGTCGTCGGCACCCCCGGCGAACAGTTCCGCCCCCTCACCCACGACGACGACGGCCACGGCGAACCCCTCTACGGCATCGGCCTGATCAGCCGCCACCCCGTCCGCTCCTGGCAGGTCACCCGGCTGCGCGCCGCCCCCGTCCGCTCACCCATCTACGCACCCGGCCCCGGCGGCGGACTCGTCCTGCTCCGCGACGAACCCCGCGTCGTACTCGCCGCCGTCCTCGACACCCCCCACGGCCCGCTCACCGTCGCCGCCACCCACCTGTCCTTCGTGCCCGGCTGGAACGTCTGGCAGCTACGCCGCGTCGTCCGCGTCCTGCGCACCCTGCCCGCACCCCGGATCCTGCTCGGCGACCTCAACCTGCCCGCCGGGCCCGCCGCCGCGATCAGCCGCTGGCAGCCCCTCGCGCGGCGCCCCACCTACCCGGCCGGGCAACCCCGCGTCCAACTCGACCACATCCTCGCCGACCGGCACGCCCTCGACCGGCTACCGGCCGTCACCGCCGTCCACACCCCGCTGGCCACCATCTCCGACCACCGGCCCCTCGTCGTCGACCTCGGCTGA
- a CDS encoding tetrahydrofolate dehydrogenase/cyclohydrolase catalytic domain-containing protein, translating to MSSARLLPGAPVAERVLSEVAASVAELCAAGVTPALATVLVGDDDASAGYIRIKQRQAAELGFVSPHVHLPASASQADLHAVLADFNADATVHGVLVQYPIPGHLDYDRALAVLDPDKDVDGMHPVNMGRLALGLPGPLPCTPAGIEALLAFHGVPVAGREVVILGRGATLGRPLAMLLAQKRPTANAAVTVVHTGVADWPRYTRRAEILIAAAGVPGIVRPEHVRPGAVVVGGGVRYEGRRLLPDVDESCAEVAGAITPRVGGVGPTTVAMLFRNAVEAARRQSGLG from the coding sequence ATGTCTTCTGCGCGGTTGTTGCCGGGTGCTCCGGTGGCGGAGCGGGTGTTGTCGGAGGTCGCCGCGTCGGTTGCGGAGCTGTGTGCGGCGGGGGTGACGCCGGCGCTGGCGACGGTGCTGGTGGGTGACGACGACGCGAGCGCGGGTTACATCCGGATCAAGCAGCGTCAGGCGGCGGAGCTGGGTTTCGTGTCGCCGCACGTGCATCTGCCGGCGTCGGCGTCGCAGGCGGATCTGCATGCGGTGCTGGCGGATTTCAACGCGGACGCCACGGTGCACGGGGTGCTGGTGCAGTATCCGATCCCGGGTCATCTGGACTACGACCGGGCGTTGGCGGTGCTGGATCCGGACAAGGACGTGGACGGGATGCACCCGGTGAACATGGGTCGGCTGGCGTTGGGGTTGCCGGGTCCGTTGCCGTGTACGCCGGCGGGGATCGAGGCGTTGCTGGCGTTCCACGGTGTGCCGGTGGCGGGCCGGGAGGTGGTGATCCTGGGCCGGGGTGCGACGTTGGGGCGGCCGTTGGCGATGTTGCTGGCGCAGAAGCGGCCGACGGCGAACGCGGCGGTGACGGTGGTGCACACGGGGGTGGCGGACTGGCCGCGGTACACGCGGCGGGCGGAGATCCTGATCGCGGCGGCGGGGGTGCCGGGGATCGTGCGGCCGGAGCATGTGCGTCCGGGTGCGGTGGTGGTCGGCGGCGGGGTGCGGTACGAGGGGCGGCGGCTGCTGCCGGATGTGGACGAGTCGTGCGCGGAGGTGGCGGGGGCGATCACGCCGCGTGTGGGCGGGGTGGGTCCGACGACGGTGGCGATGTTGTTCCGTAACGCGGTGGAGGCGGCGCGGCGGCAGAGTGGTCTGGGCTGA
- a CDS encoding tyrosine-type recombinase/integrase: MHDKPDETVSALIEEFLTARATRKPSPHTLAAYRRDLTTVAELVAADGDTTPLPLDRLAVSALSPRVMRAAFARFAAPRAAASVHRAWSTWNSFFTFLVAEGVVPGNPMPAVGRPRTPLPRPKPLRGEDTPEELLSAVARAEGRQRDPWPERDLAVLALALCAGLRLSELLALRVSSVAGRDGERRVDVAGKGGRPRTVPIDDAVDRVLVGYLDSRRHRFGSRSVRPDSPLLVDRQGEALRRGGLQYLVESCYRRAGIGDRVPRGARLHALRHTFATRLAEDGASAAEIMRLLGHASLASSQTYIEVTAGQQRAAVAANRTNRALSGLAPRR, translated from the coding sequence ATGCATGACAAACCGGACGAAACGGTAAGTGCTCTGATCGAGGAGTTCCTGACCGCCCGGGCCACCCGGAAGCCCTCCCCGCACACCCTGGCCGCGTACCGCAGGGATCTGACCACGGTGGCCGAGCTGGTCGCGGCGGACGGTGACACCACTCCCCTCCCCCTGGACCGGCTGGCGGTCAGCGCCCTCTCCCCCCGCGTGATGCGCGCGGCGTTCGCGCGGTTCGCCGCTCCCCGCGCCGCCGCGTCGGTCCACCGCGCCTGGTCGACATGGAACAGCTTCTTCACGTTCCTGGTGGCCGAGGGTGTCGTACCGGGAAATCCGATGCCGGCGGTGGGGCGGCCCCGCACGCCTCTCCCCCGGCCCAAGCCGCTGCGGGGCGAGGACACCCCGGAGGAGCTGCTGTCGGCGGTGGCGCGCGCGGAGGGCCGGCAGCGCGATCCGTGGCCGGAGCGCGACCTGGCGGTGCTGGCGCTGGCGTTGTGCGCGGGATTGCGGCTGTCGGAGCTGCTGGCGCTGCGGGTGTCGTCGGTGGCCGGGCGCGACGGTGAGCGGCGGGTGGACGTGGCGGGTAAGGGTGGGCGGCCGCGTACGGTGCCGATCGACGACGCCGTGGACCGGGTGCTGGTGGGTTACCTGGACAGCCGGCGGCACCGGTTCGGGTCGCGCAGTGTGCGGCCGGACTCGCCGTTGCTGGTGGACCGTCAGGGTGAGGCGTTGCGGCGGGGCGGTCTGCAGTACCTGGTGGAGTCGTGTTACCGGCGGGCGGGCATTGGTGACCGGGTGCCGCGGGGTGCGCGGTTGCACGCGTTGCGGCACACGTTCGCGACGCGGTTGGCGGAGGACGGGGCGAGCGCGGCGGAGATCATGCGGTTGCTGGGGCATGCGTCGTTGGCGTCGTCGCAGACGTACATCGAGGTGACGGCGGGTCAGCAGCGGGCGGCGGTGGCGGCGAACCGTACCAATCGGGCGTTGTCGGGGTTGGCGCCGCGGCGGTGA